The segment CAATTTCATTGCACTCATGGGATGATAAGTAGCTGAAAGAGAAGGAGAATTTTGAGGTGTGGCTCTAAGGAGAGAAGGAAGGACAACTGTTGGATTGGCAATGGAAGGTGGTAGTGGCCTGGACGTTGGCATATTTGCACTACAACTGCTGGTCACCTTTTCAAAACAATGGAACCGGTTTGATTGGCAACATCATCAATCCTTCACTTTAATCCACTGCATCAatgatgagaaaaaatttattagttTGTTTTGGGTGTTACCATACCTACTTATTGGCCACCACTGCATCAAAGACCATTTAATTTTGATTGACAGCACTATCAATCTTGCACTCATGAAATTCGTAATGATATAAAGGGGTGCCCCTAGATCTTATTTAATCAAACTACAGAGCAATAACTGCACTCTATAAGGATATCTAGCCTACTGGATTATCTCTTACAAAACTAAGAAATTTTGATACCAACAACCGCACTCGAAATGAGCCCACTAatttatttcttgagaaactatgCAGTGGCGTTATATTTTTGCCCAGGCCAGGCTCAATCTTGAAGAGCCAATCCTAATTGTGCCCATCAAGTCCGATATCCTCTTCACTCGGAGTGTATTCCAGAAttctcaagaataaatttttatctaGGATGTAATTGCAAGTCCATCAATTTAACCTCCCGAAAAAAGggtaaataaaatcaaatatttctaGCACAGGCAACAAATCAGTATGAATCTACAAATCTTATTCGATCAAACCACAGATTTCTCCTAATAATAATTTCACTTTGTAAGAGCATATAGCCTACCAGATTATGCGTTATGAACTTACATAATTTTGATACCAACAATCGCACTCCATATGAGACCACTAATTTATACCTTAGGAAACCATACGTCGGGCTTATGTTTTTGTTGGGTCAAGCTCAACCTCAAAGAGCCAATCCTAGGCCCGCCCATTAGGCCCAATATCCTAATATGGGTGAGAGACTTCATCATATATAACTTTTCAAGTattgaccacagcaccatcggagaagtctcacaAGTACATAAATTACCATCTCATCCGTCAGAAACAAATGGATGATACTCATCATCTACATCTATAGCTGCTCCCAAGTCTTCTCTTATATGGTGTCTGACTTTTTCTCATAcaaaagagcatcgatcaatccatgttggatgagcacgttctTCACCCTTGCttaccataaggagaaattgctcttcccgTCGAActgattgatctccatcttgattgagcctatcttctctatcttcaatcttgatcaccaccacCATAACCTGCGCCCTGATAccgcctcactctgataccacttgttgggatgCCTGATCAAGACACCACTACCACAGAACCTTTTCGATATCACATGTTGcattaggaagaaagaaaaaacaaaacagaaaataatcaaaatgTGGACCAGCCAAAAGGCTCGCCTTCatgaggcatgcaagcttcactatgaaaaaaagaaaattacaagagaagatcacaccctTAACCCTCGTACACCAatttctctctcaacaagaaattcttcctcacaaaagctctctctttaggaAGATCTCCTAAACCTTTGAAGCGCCCGCTGTTCGCTGTCTGACAGTCTGCCTGAAGCTCTTTGCTCCTGCTCTCTGTTGGTGCCTTTTTAAGAGTTGCTGCCTAACTCTCTGTCTCTTGGCTGCTGCACATAGGTTTCTGCTGAACTCACCACAGGCCACCGTTGCTCTTTGTTTCGCCACAGGCCTCTCAAAGGCCAAAATCTGTGTTCAATCCTGAGTCCAAGGCGTAACGGGACTCCTGGTAACATTACAGAACCTCCTGAACCAGTGGATCGCACCCGCAAGCCCCCAGTCGCTATCCGATTGTGCGTCTGATCACCTGGTCCACGAAAATCGCCAAAGATTGCAAGAAACGCCCTTCGAAATGCcaccgatccaccatggactgtGCGAAACTCCAGAAAAATGGGTGCACAGTCCATGCACCTCTCTATGGATCGCGGTCCACAGTGGACTGCAGTACACTGTGTGCTGTCGTGCGTTGCGGGCCGTGCACCCGCACATCCGCTAGAACGGCCTGCACGCGCATACCTGGGCCTAGGCTGCACCCACGCATCTGCACGTTGGGCTGCACTACCAGGCTTGACTGCGCCGCTACTGGCCTCCACTGACCCGTCACCAGCTTCCGTCGTCTCGTGGGCCATGTCACCTATTTTCGAGCTTCTCTGAcgcgtatctcctccatctgaatTTTATTTGTGCTGTTTTTGAATTCGTTAGGTTTCGTTCATCGTTTTGGATTTTATTGTTGGCTCCTTATGaatcgaatctcgagacatcaatgCCATCAAATTCCAACAATAGCGTCTATTTTTTGAGGTAAAAATCATTATTTACTCATTTAAATCAATCTCCCCGTTTGTCTCAGAGTCACATGGATACGTATTGGTTGTCCTGGCTGCATTATTTTTCCGCTGGAGCTTTAATATCTGGATTGGAGCTGTACCTTCCTCCCATCGTGCGAATCCACCGTGGGATCACTCAACGCACGGGTCTCAAAGAACTACAACCCTATCATCATGCACCTGCGAGGATCTCAAAGCGGATAGTcgatgatccaacggtggatttacgcgaaggaaggtgaatccttcgtTTGCGCGAATGATACACCCCCAACTCTTGATATCgttgttaaaattttttatctacgaTATAATAAAGCTAAAATCCAGCAGAAACCAACGGAAGCTCGCTGTAGGCGCTGCCAAACTCCTATAAAAGGCAAGAGATGGGGAGCGGGGAGAGGCATCGGAAGGCGTCTTCGTAAACGCCGGCCGGCCCTTCAATTCTCtcgctttctctccctctcttgtctTCTCTCAAACTCCTCTTAGCCTTCTCTTCTCGGTTGTTGCTCGCTTCTCGTAGGAATCGAAGATGAGGGAGTGCATCTCGATCCACATCGGCCAGGCCGGGATCCAGGTCGGCAATGCCTGCTGGGAACTTTACTGCCTCGAGCACGGCATCCAGGTCCGAACATTTTATCTCTTTCTCCGATCTGCAAACATTGTGCTTTTCTGATCTTTTTTCCTCCGATTTACTTGTTTTCTTTGCTCATTTTCTTATTCTTTGCCCCGATCTCGTCCGCTGATCGAGTTCTCGTTTGATTTTTATTGTTTTTGGGCCGGATCTGGGTTTTTACGATCTGGCAATGACGGATCCTTCCAAAATGCTTCATGTCATATTAGAAATTGGATGTTGTGCTGGTAGATTTGTAGATCCTTGCTttatgatcattttgatggttGGATGCACCTATATGTTATTGAGACCCGGAGATTACTGTACGAAATCTGCAAGTGGATTATTTCTTCGTGGATCTACGGATCTGTGCTTTATGACCATTTTAACTGTTGGATCTGCGGGAATGCGTTTGAGATCTAGAGATTGGCATATGAAAGTGGATTATTTCTTCGTGGATCTACGGATCTGTGCTTTATGACCGTTTTAACTGTTGGATCTGTGGGTATGCTTTTGAGATCTAGAGATTGGCATACAATTTTTGATTTCATTGTTCTTTCAAACATGTTCTCTTGGCCGCTTTAAATTTGATAGCATGTTAATTCACTTATTTGCTAGCTTTTGATGTATCTTTTCCATTTCTCAATTTGTTACCTGGAAACTTTCCAGTCTGGTAATTTGCTGTGATGAATACCATTTCAATTAAAATGAGCTCCTATTGTATTGGTTGATGGAATATGGACCTGTAATTGTTTCTATAATCCCAGCTCTGGAACTTGGAGCAACTTTGGTGTCCTATTCTGGAATTTCCGTCCATCCAATGGATGAGAGATGGATGTACAATCACATTTGTAATATGAGATTTAATTATAGGACTATCTTTCTATATTATGTTTGCGGAATTTCTTCCTGAAACTttatccattcggattatgtagTGTTATTCTTTAATTCTGCGTACATATCAGTAAAATTTTTGAGGTTttcataatattatatttaactatTGTTTAGTTTCGTTCTATAATATGATTTTGTTATATTTGTGTTTTAGCTTGTGCTTTCTTTTACACCGATCTATAAGCTTCAGGATTTGGGGCTGGACCTAGCTACAGTTACATTTGCTGTATGACCTTCATAGAGTAGAGTTCCTCTCTTTGCAGCCTGATGGCCAAATGCCAGGTGACAAGACTGTTGGTGGTGGTGATGATGCATTCAACACCTTCTTTAGTGAAACCGGTGCAGGAAAGCATGTTCCTCGTGCTGTGTTTGTTGATCTTGAGCCTACTGTGATTGATGAGGTGAGAACTGGATCATACCGCCAGCTCTTCCACCCAGAACAGCTCATCAGTGGCAAAGAAGATGCTGCCAACAACTTTGCCCGTGGCCACTACACCAGTAATTCTCCTCCTCCAGAATTCTCGCTAAGCGGATGCCGGTAGTTCCTTTTTGGTTTTCGCACCAACATTTCCTTATCATTTCGCTTAAACTATTGCAGTTGGCAAGGAGATTGTTGATCTCTGCCTGGATCGCATTCGGAAGCTAGCTGACAACTGCACTGGGCTCCAAGGCTTCCTTGTCTTCAATGCTGTTGGTGGTGGGACTGGCTCGGGCCTTGGCTCTCTTCTCCTTGAACGGTTGTCTGTTGACTATGGGAAGAAGTCAAAGCTTGGTTTCACTGTTTACCCTTCACCCCAGGTCTCCACCTCTGTTGTTGAGCCATACAACAGTGTTCTGTCAACCCATTCCCTCCTTGAACACACTGATGTCGCTGTTCTGCTTGACAATGAGGCCATCTACGACATCTGCAGGCGATCCCTTGACATCGAGCGCCCCACCTACACGAACCTCAATCGTCTGGTCTCTCAGGTGTGCGAGCGATATACTCGCATTTCAGATACTACTACACTTTGCCGCTTTCTTCTGTAACACTCTTCTAATGGAAGGTTTTTGATCCCTGTAGGTGATTTCTTCTCTGACTGCCTCCCTGAGGTTCGATGGTGCCCTGAATGTTGATGTCACAGAGTTCCAGACCAATTTGGTTCCTTACCCAAGGATTCATTTCATGCTTTCTTCCTATGCC is part of the Elaeis guineensis isolate ETL-2024a chromosome 15, EG11, whole genome shotgun sequence genome and harbors:
- the LOC105058171 gene encoding tubulin alpha chain isoform X2, which produces MRECISIHIGQAGIQVGNACWELYCLEHGIQPDGQMPGDKTVGGGDDAFNTFFSETGAGKHVPRAVFVDLEPTVIDEVRTGSYRQLFHPEQLISGKEDAANNFARGHYTIGKEIVDLCLDRIRKLADNCTGLQGFLVFNAVGGGTGSGLGSLLLERLSVDYGKKSKLGFTVYPSPQVSTSVVEPYNSVLSTHSLLEHTDVAVLLDNEAIYDICRRSLDIERPTYTNLNRLVSQVISSLTASLRFDGALNVDVTEFQTNLVPYPRIHFMLSSYAPVISAEKAYHEQLSVAEITNSAFEPSSMMAKCDPRHGKYMACCLMYRGDVVPKDVNAAVATIKTKRTIQFVDWCPTGFKCGINYQPPTVVPGGDLAKVQRAVCMISNSTSVAEVFSRIDHKESSPRLVRILLHWRRIMRRLVLSLLRMRMVMKAMSIKGYVLCVFLIDSLLLSVGGV
- the LOC105058171 gene encoding tubulin alpha chain isoform X1, translating into MRECISIHIGQAGIQVGNACWELYCLEHGIQPDGQMPGDKTVGGGDDAFNTFFSETGAGKHVPRAVFVDLEPTVIDEVRTGSYRQLFHPEQLISGKEDAANNFARGHYTIGKEIVDLCLDRIRKLADNCTGLQGFLVFNAVGGGTGSGLGSLLLERLSVDYGKKSKLGFTVYPSPQVSTSVVEPYNSVLSTHSLLEHTDVAVLLDNEAIYDICRRSLDIERPTYTNLNRLVSQVISSLTASLRFDGALNVDVTEFQTNLVPYPRIHFMLSSYAPVISAEKAYHEQLSVAEITNSAFEPSSMMAKCDPRHGKYMACCLMYRGDVVPKDVNAAVATIKTKRTIQFVDWCPTGFKCGINYQPPTVVPGGDLAKVQRAVCMISNSTSVAEVFSRIDHKFDLMYAKRAFVHWYVGEGMEEGEFSEAREDLAALEKDYEEVGAESAEDEDGYEGDEY